From one Methylomonas paludis genomic stretch:
- the sppA gene encoding signal peptide peptidase SppA — MTNHQDQEQHAETQASGWERQLIENLALAALQEQKKARRWGIFFKLLAFGYLSAILAFSIYPEFSGDMSNGDKKHVAIVDVHGVIGEDSTAKTVIAGLQDAVKDKNTLGVILSINSPGGSPVESAYIYEEIKRLKKLHPDLPFYSVVADICASGGYYVAAASDKIYVSQSSLIGSIGVIMNGFGFTNVMDKLGIERRLLTAGTHKALLDPFSPVKKEEALHMQTQLDEVHQQFITAIRESRGDRIKAADAGQLFSGLVWAGTDGVKLGLADDFGSIDSVARDVLGTEQKVNFTPQEHLLDRLAGKLGASFGHSIGSMLKLDGLN; from the coding sequence GTGACAAACCATCAGGATCAAGAACAACATGCCGAAACCCAGGCAAGCGGTTGGGAAAGACAGCTAATTGAAAATCTGGCCTTGGCCGCCCTGCAAGAACAAAAAAAGGCCCGACGCTGGGGTATCTTTTTTAAACTGCTGGCATTTGGCTATCTGAGCGCGATTCTGGCTTTCTCGATATATCCGGAATTTAGTGGGGATATGAGCAACGGGGATAAAAAACATGTCGCCATTGTCGATGTGCACGGTGTGATCGGCGAGGACAGCACGGCTAAAACAGTGATTGCCGGTCTGCAGGATGCCGTCAAAGATAAAAACACGCTGGGGGTGATTTTGAGCATCAACTCACCTGGCGGCAGTCCGGTGGAATCTGCCTATATTTACGAAGAAATCAAACGTCTGAAAAAACTCCACCCTGATCTGCCCTTCTATAGCGTGGTGGCTGATATTTGTGCATCAGGCGGTTATTACGTGGCGGCAGCCAGTGACAAAATCTATGTCAGTCAATCCAGCCTGATAGGCTCTATTGGTGTGATCATGAACGGCTTTGGCTTTACTAATGTGATGGATAAACTGGGCATTGAGCGCCGCCTGCTGACCGCCGGTACCCACAAAGCCTTACTGGATCCTTTTTCGCCGGTGAAAAAGGAGGAGGCCCTGCACATGCAAACCCAACTGGATGAAGTGCATCAGCAATTCATTACGGCGATTAGGGAAAGCCGTGGCGATCGAATCAAGGCAGCCGATGCCGGGCAATTATTTTCCGGACTGGTCTGGGCTGGTACCGATGGTGTGAAACTGGGTTTGGCCGATGATTTCGGCAGTATCGATTCGGTGGCCCGCGATGTATTGGGTACTGAACAAAAGGTCAATTTTACTCCGCAGGAACATTTGCTGGATCGTTTGGCCGGCAAACTGGGCGCAAGTTTTGGGCATAGTATCGGCAGCATGTTGAAA
- a CDS encoding HAD family hydrolase: MKNRFDLIIFDWDGTLMDSVDWIVHCIQQAAEQYDCPVPPTQAAKDIIGLSIENAIAALFPDVDETKRQLIVKQYSRTFSSRLISRADLFPGVYEMLQQLRESGYRLAVATGKKSTGLQQVMQACQVSDLFCTTRSSDQTASKPDPLMLNEIVTELGIDKQRTLMIGDSIHDLQMALNAGIAAVGVTCGAHSADILEQYQPLFCLDYPTDLLELFNEA, translated from the coding sequence ATGAAAAACCGCTTTGATTTAATTATTTTTGACTGGGACGGCACGCTGATGGACTCGGTGGACTGGATAGTGCATTGTATCCAACAGGCTGCCGAACAATATGACTGCCCGGTGCCGCCGACCCAAGCCGCCAAGGACATCATTGGTTTGAGTATTGAAAACGCCATAGCCGCCTTATTTCCGGATGTTGATGAGACCAAACGCCAATTGATCGTCAAACAATATAGCCGGACTTTTTCGTCCCGGTTAATCAGCCGCGCCGACCTGTTTCCGGGCGTGTATGAAATGCTGCAACAATTGCGCGAAAGCGGCTACCGTCTGGCTGTAGCGACCGGGAAAAAATCCACCGGTTTGCAACAGGTGATGCAGGCTTGCCAAGTAAGCGATTTGTTTTGCACCACGCGCAGCTCTGATCAGACCGCATCCAAACCCGATCCGCTAATGCTGAATGAAATTGTGACGGAACTGGGTATTGATAAGCAGCGTACCTTGATGATAGGTGATTCGATACACGATTTGCAGATGGCGCTCAATGCCGGCATAGCCGCAGTTGGCGTGACCTGCGGCGCACATTCTGCCGATATTTTAGAACAATACCAGCCTTTATTTTGTCTGGATTATCCTACCGATTTACTGGAATTATTTAACGAGGCTTAA
- the rluC gene encoding 23S rRNA pseudouridine(955/2504/2580) synthase RluC has translation MKNPENQINSQVHWLEITEANHEQRLDNFLIGYLKGVPKTRIYRLVRKGEVRVNKGRADVSYKLEIGDIVRIPPVRVAEKPADIIVQPSLKYSLENHIIYEDDGFIVLNKPAGFAVHGGSGINSGVIEALRQIRPQQKFLELVHRLDKETSGCLLIAKKRSVLKLLHELFRGDGIRKTYLALLAGQFKHKKQVVDVPLLKNIQNGGERMVVVSQAGKSAETLFTRLKQFQDTTLVHAAPKTGRTHQIRVHAAWLGHPIIADDRYGDDATNKAFKKRGHKRLFLHAEQLQFAHPVTGAALSFNAPLPEDLELLLSHEKPL, from the coding sequence ATGAAGAACCCAGAAAACCAGATTAATTCACAAGTCCATTGGCTGGAGATAACCGAGGCAAACCACGAACAACGCCTGGATAATTTCCTGATTGGCTATCTTAAAGGTGTGCCCAAAACCCGAATATACCGGCTGGTCCGCAAAGGCGAGGTACGAGTCAATAAAGGCCGGGCCGATGTCAGCTACAAGCTGGAAATTGGCGATATTGTGCGTATTCCACCGGTAAGAGTGGCGGAAAAACCGGCTGACATTATTGTCCAGCCCAGTTTGAAATACAGCCTGGAAAACCACATCATTTACGAAGACGATGGCTTTATCGTGTTAAACAAACCTGCCGGCTTTGCTGTGCATGGCGGCAGCGGCATCAATTCCGGCGTGATTGAGGCCTTGCGCCAGATCAGACCTCAGCAGAAATTTCTGGAGCTGGTGCATAGGCTGGATAAGGAAACATCCGGCTGTCTGTTGATCGCCAAAAAGCGTTCGGTGCTGAAACTGCTGCACGAGTTGTTCAGAGGGGACGGCATACGCAAAACTTATCTGGCCCTGCTGGCCGGCCAGTTCAAGCATAAAAAACAGGTGGTGGATGTGCCTTTGTTGAAAAATATCCAGAACGGCGGCGAACGCATGGTCGTGGTTAGTCAAGCCGGAAAATCTGCCGAAACGCTGTTTACCCGCTTAAAACAGTTTCAGGATACCACTTTGGTTCATGCGGCCCCTAAAACCGGCAGAACCCATCAGATTAGGGTACATGCCGCCTGGTTGGGCCACCCTATCATAGCCGATGACCGCTATGGTGACGATGCCACCAATAAGGCCTTTAAAAAGCGCGGCCATAAACGCTTATTTTTACATGCCGAACAATTACAATTTGCCCATCCGGTCACTGGCGCAGCCTTAAGTTTTAACGCCCCATTACCAGAAGATTTGGAACTTTTACTCAGCCATGAAAAACCGCTTTGA
- a CDS encoding Rne/Rng family ribonuclease, translated as MKRMLINATQAEELRVALVDGQKLYDFDIEVPSKEQKKSNIYKGIITRVEPSLEAAFVNYGAEKHGFLPLKEIAPQYRSHDTEDGKPAGKASVREGQEIVVQIEKEERGNKGAALTTYISLAGTYLVLMPNNPKAGGISRRIEGENRSELRETMAALEIPDTMGLIIRTAGSDKNVEELQWDLNYLMQLWEAIDRSSSEQTAPFLIFQESNVIIRALRDHLRGDIDEILIDQEASFKLVQNFLKQVMPHNLHKAKLYQDSVPLFSRYQIETQIEMAYKREVTLPSGGSIVIDHTEALTSIDINSARATKGSDIEETALNTNLEAADEIARQLRLRDLGGLFVIDFIDMMSNKNQRDVENRLRDALKIDRARIQIGRISRFGLMEMSRQRLRPSLGDSTQLTCPRCKGQGTIRNVESVTLAVLRLIEEDAMKKGTERVIAHLPIDCATFLLNEKRAAIQELEARLGVSIVVLPSKHLETPSYDIERIKSLEGLEDKASHQHIKEEDISVPEFAKQAGPKFEKAAVKEFLPDAPVPVQNKRTSTSLIQRFWQKLIGKTIEADISEKPAANSEEKPKQGRNNNRKDRVAGRNGKRHKRNPNPNNPNNPNAAVENPNPQEAKPQTENSGAVETAAKPANNPAGTQERTSRRGRNRRRPRNAGDRKPDANSGVEGNHQHQDRPVNVNNHGENETRQQAGTSYAYEFAERTQKSEQPAAQPAAETFRPEPNTRPTGTDSSD; from the coding sequence ATGAAAAGAATGCTTATCAATGCCACGCAGGCCGAAGAGCTGCGTGTTGCTTTGGTAGATGGTCAGAAACTTTACGATTTCGACATCGAAGTTCCTTCAAAAGAACAAAAAAAATCAAATATTTATAAAGGTATTATCACCAGAGTAGAGCCCAGTCTTGAGGCGGCCTTCGTCAATTACGGCGCAGAAAAACACGGCTTCTTGCCTTTAAAGGAAATTGCTCCGCAATACCGCAGTCATGATACTGAAGATGGTAAGCCGGCCGGTAAAGCCAGTGTCCGGGAAGGCCAGGAAATTGTGGTTCAGATCGAAAAAGAAGAACGCGGCAACAAAGGTGCGGCCTTAACCACCTATATCAGTCTGGCCGGCACCTATCTGGTGTTAATGCCCAATAATCCCAAAGCCGGCGGTATTTCCCGACGTATCGAAGGCGAAAACCGTAGCGAATTGCGTGAAACCATGGCGGCTCTGGAAATACCGGACACTATGGGCTTAATCATCCGCACAGCCGGTTCCGACAAAAATGTCGAAGAACTGCAATGGGATCTAAATTACCTGATGCAACTGTGGGAAGCCATCGACCGCTCCAGTTCCGAACAGACCGCACCGTTTTTAATCTTTCAGGAAAGCAATGTCATTATTCGGGCATTACGCGATCATTTACGCGGTGATATCGACGAAATCCTCATCGACCAGGAAGCCTCATTCAAGCTGGTGCAAAACTTCCTGAAACAAGTGATGCCGCACAATCTGCATAAAGCCAAACTTTATCAGGATAGTGTGCCCTTGTTCAGCCGTTACCAGATCGAAACCCAGATCGAGATGGCCTATAAGCGCGAAGTCACCCTGCCATCGGGCGGCTCTATCGTCATAGACCACACCGAAGCACTGACCTCTATCGATATCAACTCTGCCCGTGCCACCAAGGGTAGCGATATCGAAGAAACCGCACTCAATACCAATCTGGAAGCGGCGGATGAAATTGCCAGACAATTGCGTCTACGCGACCTTGGCGGTTTATTTGTCATCGATTTTATCGATATGATGTCCAATAAGAACCAGCGCGATGTGGAAAACCGGTTGCGCGATGCCTTAAAAATCGACCGGGCCCGGATCCAGATTGGCCGCATTTCCCGGTTCGGCTTGATGGAAATGTCCAGACAGCGCCTAAGACCGTCATTGGGCGATTCCACCCAGCTAACCTGTCCGCGTTGTAAAGGTCAGGGCACCATCCGTAATGTCGAATCAGTCACGCTGGCCGTGTTGCGTCTGATTGAAGAAGATGCCATGAAAAAAGGTACCGAGCGCGTCATTGCTCATTTACCGATAGATTGTGCGACCTTTTTACTCAACGAAAAGCGCGCAGCCATCCAGGAGCTTGAGGCTCGTTTAGGCGTCAGCATCGTAGTATTGCCCAGCAAACATCTGGAAACCCCGTCCTACGACATAGAGCGCATTAAATCTCTGGAGGGTCTGGAAGATAAAGCCAGCCATCAGCATATCAAGGAAGAAGATATCAGCGTCCCGGAATTCGCCAAACAGGCCGGACCCAAATTCGAAAAAGCCGCTGTAAAAGAGTTTCTGCCCGATGCCCCGGTACCAGTACAAAACAAAAGAACCTCAACCAGTCTGATTCAGCGGTTCTGGCAAAAACTGATAGGCAAAACCATAGAAGCTGATATCAGCGAAAAACCCGCAGCCAATAGCGAAGAAAAACCCAAACAGGGTCGCAACAATAATCGTAAAGACAGAGTTGCCGGTCGCAATGGCAAGCGCCATAAACGTAACCCCAACCCCAATAATCCGAACAATCCCAATGCAGCGGTGGAAAACCCAAATCCTCAGGAAGCCAAGCCGCAGACGGAAAATAGCGGGGCAGTCGAAACTGCTGCCAAACCGGCTAATAATCCGGCTGGGACGCAGGAACGTACTTCGCGCCGTGGCCGTAATCGCCGCCGGCCGCGTAATGCCGGAGACAGAAAACCGGATGCCAATAGCGGCGTAGAGGGTAATCATCAGCATCAGGATAGACCGGTAAACGTCAATAATCATGGCGAAAACGAAACCAGACAGCAGGCAGGTACCAGTTACGCCTATGAGTTTGCCGAACGCACCCAAAAATCCGAACAGCCGGCAGCACAACCAGCCGCTGAAACTTTCCGTCCCGAGCCGAATACCCGGCCAACGGGTACCGATTCCAGCGATTAA
- a CDS encoding (2Fe-2S)-binding protein, translating into MNQTPSEAKPKPICPCSGTSVAQIKALIGEGIVNLDRISRITGACSGCGGCEAEILALLAEYNHSQIAEATAHP; encoded by the coding sequence ATGAATCAAACCCCTTCCGAAGCAAAACCGAAACCGATTTGCCCATGCAGCGGTACTTCCGTAGCCCAAATCAAGGCGCTGATAGGCGAAGGTATAGTTAATCTGGACAGAATATCCAGAATTACCGGTGCCTGTTCGGGCTGCGGCGGTTGCGAAGCGGAAATACTGGCGCTATTGGCTGAATATAACCATAGTCAGATAGCTGAAGCAACTGCGCATCCCTAG
- a CDS encoding TOBE domain-containing protein: MTKKTKPLQNAAWVQGEISLAGTLDKRMIKLLRAIDELGSINQAAKQVGLSYKGAWQIIERANNFSPKVLISTATGGSKGGGTSLTSAGRALLALFTSLEYRHQQFLQQLNQELEADTDTLLLLKPLNIKTSATNQLFGTIVAIQTGSIYVEVLAALKGGENIVISLTIAELESLQISIGREVLLLINSTEINLLTDLADYRLSARNCLPGSVIRIHDDGIESEVVLRLPGDDSLTVMLTQPSTAALGLAPGVPAYAVFKSNAVILAVII; encoded by the coding sequence ATGACCAAAAAAACCAAGCCACTACAAAACGCTGCATGGGTTCAGGGCGAAATAAGTCTGGCCGGAACGCTGGATAAGCGAATGATCAAGTTATTAAGAGCCATAGATGAACTGGGCTCTATCAATCAAGCAGCCAAACAAGTCGGCTTGAGCTATAAAGGCGCCTGGCAAATTATTGAACGCGCCAATAATTTTTCGCCTAAGGTCTTGATTTCCACCGCTACCGGCGGCAGCAAAGGTGGCGGCACCAGTTTAACCAGTGCAGGCCGGGCGTTATTGGCCCTGTTTACCAGTCTGGAGTATCGTCATCAGCAATTTTTACAACAATTGAATCAAGAATTGGAGGCCGATACCGATACATTGCTGCTGCTGAAACCCTTGAACATTAAAACCAGCGCCACCAATCAATTGTTTGGCACCATCGTCGCCATCCAGACCGGCAGTATTTATGTTGAGGTGTTAGCCGCTTTAAAAGGCGGGGAGAATATTGTGATTTCTCTGACTATTGCGGAACTGGAGTCCTTGCAAATTAGTATTGGTCGCGAAGTTTTGTTGCTGATTAACAGTACCGAAATTAATCTGTTAACCGATTTGGCAGATTATCGCTTATCGGCGCGTAATTGTTTGCCTGGCAGTGTCATCCGTATCCATGACGATGGTATTGAAAGTGAAGTGGTATTGCGTTTGCCTGGTGATGACAGCCTGACAGTGATGCTGACTCAGCCCAGCACTGCAGCATTGGGATTGGCACCAGGGGTACCGGCTTACGCGGTATTTAAAAGCAATGCAGTGATTTTAGCGGTAATAATATGA
- a CDS encoding TOBE domain-containing protein: MKTSARNQFNGTVTDLRIGTVNAEVHVGLAGGETIVASVTKESVETLGIKTGLSVIALVKAPQIIIISDFGSYKISARNQLAGTITEVKHGPVNAEIDIELKGGQKIAATVTNDSVEALGLQKGQIATAVFKAGAVLLAVPS, translated from the coding sequence ATGAAAACAAGTGCGCGCAATCAATTCAACGGTACAGTAACTGATCTGCGTATCGGTACTGTCAATGCTGAAGTTCATGTCGGTCTGGCCGGTGGCGAAACCATCGTCGCTTCAGTAACTAAAGAATCGGTCGAAACGCTGGGTATTAAAACCGGTTTGAGTGTTATCGCGCTGGTCAAAGCCCCGCAAATCATCATTATCAGTGATTTCGGCAGTTACAAAATCTCGGCCCGCAACCAGTTGGCCGGGACTATCACTGAAGTTAAACATGGCCCGGTGAATGCCGAGATTGATATTGAACTAAAAGGTGGTCAAAAAATAGCGGCTACCGTTACCAATGATAGTGTAGAAGCGTTGGGCTTACAAAAAGGTCAAATCGCAACTGCCGTGTTTAAAGCCGGTGCGGTATTGTTGGCCGTGCCAAGTTAA
- a CDS encoding molybdenum ABC transporter ATP-binding protein, translated as MNVKLRRGHFDLTTQFSVHDTSVGLFGKSGAGKSTVLGLIAGTIQPQSGHISLNGKILFDSRKGIIMPREQRPVGAVLQIDCADSSETVRDNLNSAYHRTLKQRRLFKLDYLIGLLELGTILDDTIQLLSAGERQRVALARALLKAPKILLLDETFAAIGNGFRAQLLPILKRLQDEFGLPVLYASQSLGEILDLTDQLVVLEQGKVLRSGSLREVAKQQDIFSYLGICQIDNILPVNIRHHDRIAGCSMADSFGLPLTLPLRPQFKVGSQTQVSIRARDIALSRSYIEGISIQNQIKGRICALIPSGESVIVQVDCGGTLLVEITPGACRNMGLQEGEIVYCLIKTHALVYINELDALPYQRVVNHGDGYYYLGATGSASADISAH; from the coding sequence ATGAATGTAAAGCTACGTCGGGGTCATTTTGATCTGACCACACAATTCTCGGTACACGATACCAGTGTGGGTTTGTTCGGGAAATCCGGTGCCGGCAAAAGTACGGTATTGGGTCTGATAGCCGGAACTATTCAGCCGCAAAGCGGACATATCAGTCTTAACGGCAAGATATTGTTCGATAGCCGCAAAGGCATCATCATGCCGCGTGAACAACGCCCGGTTGGTGCAGTTTTGCAAATAGACTGCGCCGATTCCAGTGAAACAGTGCGGGATAATTTAAACTCGGCTTATCACCGCACCTTAAAACAGCGCCGCCTGTTTAAGCTGGATTATCTGATTGGCTTGTTGGAACTGGGGACAATACTTGATGATACTATCCAGTTGCTGTCTGCTGGTGAACGGCAGCGGGTGGCTTTGGCGCGGGCTTTGTTAAAAGCACCCAAAATATTATTGCTGGATGAAACCTTTGCTGCCATAGGCAACGGCTTTCGTGCCCAACTGCTGCCGATTCTGAAGCGCTTACAAGACGAGTTTGGTCTGCCGGTATTGTATGCCAGCCAGTCCTTAGGTGAGATACTGGATTTAACCGATCAACTGGTGGTACTTGAACAAGGTAAGGTCTTGCGTAGCGGTTCGTTGCGTGAAGTAGCCAAACAGCAGGATATTTTCAGCTACTTGGGAATATGCCAGATAGACAATATTTTACCGGTGAACATACGGCATCATGACCGTATAGCCGGCTGCAGTATGGCAGATAGCTTTGGTTTGCCCTTAACCTTACCGTTACGCCCCCAATTTAAAGTCGGCAGTCAAACTCAGGTATCAATTCGGGCTAGGGATATTGCCCTGTCACGTAGTTACATCGAAGGTATCTCCATTCAAAATCAAATCAAAGGCCGGATTTGCGCCTTGATTCCCAGCGGTGAAAGCGTTATTGTCCAAGTTGACTGTGGTGGAACCCTGCTGGTCGAAATCACACCGGGTGCTTGCCGCAATATGGGTTTACAGGAAGGTGAAATTGTTTATTGCCTGATTAAAACCCATGCCTTGGTATACATTAATGAACTAGATGCACTGCCTTATCAGCGTGTGGTCAATCATGGTGACGGCTACTATTATCTGGGGGCAACCGGATCAGCCTCTGCAGATATTTCTGCACATTAA
- the modA gene encoding molybdate ABC transporter substrate-binding protein gives MIVSVCLILATCQIRAETTLVAVAANFTKPMNEIVAEFQKASGHSVNLSFGSSGKFVAQLENGAPFEIFLAADEKNPSKLVQSGLAVSDSQFTYAIGKLVLWSNANDYVDGEGQILSNGNFKHLAIADPKLAPYGAAALEVLSNKGLLAKLQPLFVQGENIAQTHEFISTGNAELGFIALSQVIENGKIGSGSGWIVPTDLYTPIRQDAVLLKTGAENPAALALLEFLKSPPAQAIIEKYGYQLPK, from the coding sequence ATGATAGTCAGTGTCTGCCTGATTTTGGCAACTTGCCAGATTCGGGCAGAAACCACCTTGGTCGCGGTGGCCGCCAATTTCACCAAGCCCATGAACGAAATTGTTGCAGAATTCCAAAAAGCCAGTGGTCATAGCGTCAACCTGTCTTTCGGTTCTTCCGGTAAATTTGTCGCACAGTTGGAGAATGGCGCGCCATTTGAAATATTTTTGGCGGCAGATGAAAAAAATCCCAGCAAATTGGTGCAATCGGGGTTGGCTGTGTCCGACAGTCAATTTACCTATGCTATCGGTAAGCTGGTACTCTGGTCTAATGCCAATGATTATGTGGATGGCGAAGGTCAAATTCTCAGCAATGGCAATTTTAAACATTTGGCCATTGCTGATCCCAAGCTGGCGCCTTATGGGGCTGCGGCCTTGGAAGTATTAAGCAATAAAGGATTGTTGGCAAAGTTGCAACCATTGTTCGTACAAGGTGAAAACATTGCCCAAACCCATGAATTCATCAGTACCGGCAATGCTGAATTGGGCTTTATTGCCCTGTCGCAAGTCATAGAAAACGGCAAAATCGGCAGCGGTTCCGGCTGGATTGTGCCGACTGATTTATATACCCCAATTCGTCAAGATGCCGTTCTGTTAAAAACCGGAGCAGAAAATCCGGCGGCACTGGCTTTGCTGGAATTCCTGAAATCCCCACCAGCTCAGGCTATCATCGAAAAATACGGTTACCAATTGCCCAAATAG
- a CDS encoding WecB/TagA/CpsF family glycosyltransferase, with protein MFKTVHILGLQFPILTYDTTLDLFATWIDEKTPHQVCIVNVHTITTGLWDKELNAVNHRSLLTMDGMPLVWYANLVRNANINNRVSGPDLMQKCLAAGCSKGWKHFFLGSRPETLQDLVNLTTAQYPDVKIVGWHSPPYRSLSAAEDQQLVDLINAAKPDFLWVALGAPKQEKWIAAHLPKLHAPIQIGVGAAFSYHSGHIARAPAWMQHRGLEWLYRLFQERRLLGRYLLSNQIFLLLFLRDLLLAKVFHPIKSWLGSKCPMPQVSKDHNSSSQEKTEKSNL; from the coding sequence ATGTTTAAAACTGTCCATATTCTTGGTCTACAGTTCCCTATTCTAACTTATGATACAACACTTGATTTGTTCGCAACCTGGATAGATGAAAAAACCCCTCATCAGGTATGTATTGTCAATGTTCATACTATTACCACCGGTTTATGGGATAAGGAACTGAATGCCGTAAATCACCGTTCTTTATTGACCATGGATGGTATGCCGCTGGTTTGGTACGCCAATCTGGTACGCAATGCCAATATCAACAACCGGGTGTCCGGTCCAGATTTAATGCAAAAATGTCTAGCAGCCGGCTGCAGTAAGGGATGGAAGCATTTCTTTCTGGGCAGCCGCCCTGAAACGCTCCAGGATCTGGTCAATCTGACAACAGCTCAGTATCCAGATGTCAAAATCGTAGGCTGGCATTCCCCGCCTTATCGAAGCTTGTCTGCCGCGGAAGACCAGCAACTAGTGGACTTAATTAATGCGGCAAAGCCCGACTTTCTTTGGGTAGCCTTGGGCGCACCCAAACAGGAAAAGTGGATAGCCGCCCATTTGCCGAAATTACATGCCCCAATACAAATTGGGGTAGGTGCGGCTTTCAGCTATCATTCCGGTCATATAGCCCGGGCTCCGGCCTGGATGCAACACCGGGGCCTGGAGTGGCTGTACCGATTATTTCAGGAGCGGCGTCTGCTGGGACGTTATCTGCTTTCAAATCAGATTTTTTTACTTTTATTCCTTAGAGATTTGTTGCTGGCAAAAGTATTCCACCCGATTAAATCCTGGCTAGGTTCAAAATGCCCTATGCCACAAGTTAGCAAAGATCATAACAGCTCCAGCCAGGAAAAAACGGAAAAATCCAATTTATGA